The Paraburkholderia hospita DNA segment CACGCGAGCCAGGCTCGTCATGCGTCAACGCCCTGTGGGTCTGCACGAGCGGGCCGCCTGCGCACGCATACTGCATTCCCGCGCCAGCCAGTGCTTACGTAGGATGATGGCTCCGACTAAGGCAGTTCATCCGCCAACTTCGCGCTTCCGGCAGACAGAACCATGCATCCGATGACCGTTATGCGGGCCTCCCCACATCAGTATCGAAGCGCTTGCGAATAAAGCGGCAAGGATTGCCGCCATACACGCCTTCCGCGTCGAGCGAGCGGTGCACAACAGATAGCGGGGTCACGACAGCCGAGCGGCCGATCGTCACGCCCATCTGCACGACGCACTTTGACGATATCCACGCGCCGTCCTCGATGACGATCGGCGCGACGCGCAAATCCATGTTTGTTCGCATCTCATGCGAGCCCGCGCTCAGGAAGCTTCCTTGCGATATGCAGACGTTCGACCCGATGTGAATCGGCGCCTGGTTGTAGATCCACACGTCGACGCCGAACCAGCAGTTGTCGCCCACGGTGAGATTCCACGGCGCCTTCACCCGCACGGGATGCACGAAGCGGCAGTTCGCGCCGATCTTCGCGCCGAACAGCCGCAGCAGCGCCACGCGCACCGACGACACGGGCAGCAGCTTGTTGTTGATCACACAGGCTTCGATGAAGAACCAGATCAGCTCGGTCAGAAAACCGCGCGACGCGACATAGTTGCCCTTGCCCGCCAGGCTCAGGTCGATCACGCGGCCCGGCGCAGAGTGCGGGGTGTGCGGCGCGGCGTGCGGGTCGTTCATGCTCGCTGCCCGATTGTCCGCGCCCCGACTGTCCCCGGTCCGTTCAATCGTGGAGCTGATCGTGTTATCCATAGTCTTCTCCGTCGATGAACGCGCCTCGCCGTCCGCCCGGTACTTCGGCTTTTGTATCCGCATGGCGCGCCTTGTCCTGATCGATTATCTGGCCCATGTGTGCTGATGGACGGCCGCTGTCCGCACCGTGCGGAGTTTTGGCGGATCGAAGCAGAGTGTCCGTATCACCATGGCAGCATGGCTTCATGACGTTTGCAGGAGGAAGACGACAATGGCTGCTCATCTTCGCTCGCGGCAACACCCGGCGCGCGTGCATCCGTTGCGCGT contains these protein-coding regions:
- a CDS encoding DapH/DapD/GlmU-related protein, whose protein sequence is MNDPHAAPHTPHSAPGRVIDLSLAGKGNYVASRGFLTELIWFFIEACVINNKLLPVSSVRVALLRLFGAKIGANCRFVHPVRVKAPWNLTVGDNCWFGVDVWIYNQAPIHIGSNVCISQGSFLSAGSHEMRTNMDLRVAPIVIEDGAWISSKCVVQMGVTIGRSAVVTPLSVVHRSLDAEGVYGGNPCRFIRKRFDTDVGRPA